One part of the Treponema peruense genome encodes these proteins:
- the ppk1 gene encoding polyphosphate kinase 1: protein MENIKCYTNRELSWLQFNERVLDEAGNPRVPLAERLTFASIYQTNLDEFFMVRVGTLMVQMNSGEEIRENKTNMTSAEQVSAILERVKELELKKARIYEQLMGEIDPYGIHIINFNKLSESEGEVLENYFDNNIAPFLSPMIIGKQQPFPFLNNKQLYAYVILSSKNGKTKVGIVPCTNSVFSRLIEIPSRPGTFMLCEELILHFVSKLYENYTVKEKSVIRITRNADIDAADVYDEDLDYRNFMEHLIKQRTRLSPVRLEMSRIINEKSKIELASSVGISPLHIINEQTPLDMSFVFQIQDRLHTKPGLFYKKRSPRPSLSLDLRKSIIAQIEKKDVLLSYPFESMKPFINMLHEAADDTSVVSIKMTLYRVADKSKIIDALIEAAENGKEVVVLIELRARFDEANNIEMSRRLEEAGCRIIYGLGDYKVHSKLCLITRHTKDGLSYITQIGTGNYNEKTSRLYTDLSLITADQKIGSDAANVFRALLLGETVESTDCLLVAPNCLQNKILELMDSEIKKAAEGKKAYIGIKINSLTDKVIIDKLIKSSEAGVRIELIIRGICCLVPQIHGKTDNIKIISIVGRYLEHSRIYIFGDGENPSEQKIYIGSADFMTRNTERRVEVAVPVYDQDIKNRLLHIFNTAMSDTEKGKELGNDRIYRSRYTESEKSVNSQEIFYDETYRPSAIKNA, encoded by the coding sequence ATGGAAAATATCAAATGTTATACAAACAGGGAACTTTCCTGGCTGCAGTTCAACGAGCGCGTACTTGATGAAGCCGGAAACCCACGTGTTCCCCTTGCAGAAAGACTCACTTTTGCTTCTATTTACCAGACAAACCTGGACGAATTTTTTATGGTTCGAGTCGGAACCCTTATGGTTCAAATGAATTCCGGGGAAGAAATCCGCGAAAACAAAACAAATATGACCAGCGCCGAACAGGTTAGCGCTATTTTGGAAAGGGTAAAGGAACTTGAACTTAAAAAAGCCCGCATTTACGAACAGCTCATGGGCGAAATTGACCCTTACGGAATTCACATAATAAACTTCAATAAACTTTCAGAAAGTGAAGGCGAAGTTCTGGAAAATTATTTTGACAACAACATTGCGCCTTTCCTGTCACCAATGATAATAGGCAAGCAGCAGCCGTTCCCCTTCCTTAACAACAAACAACTTTACGCTTACGTGATTCTTTCAAGCAAAAACGGCAAGACCAAAGTCGGAATCGTTCCCTGCACAAACAGTGTATTTTCCCGCCTTATAGAAATTCCGTCACGCCCCGGAACCTTTATGCTGTGCGAAGAACTCATACTTCACTTTGTTTCAAAACTTTACGAAAACTATACGGTAAAGGAAAAGTCCGTAATAAGAATCACCCGTAACGCAGACATTGATGCCGCTGATGTTTATGACGAAGATCTTGACTACAGGAACTTTATGGAACACCTCATCAAGCAGAGAACGCGGTTAAGCCCCGTAAGGCTTGAAATGAGCAGGATTATAAATGAAAAGTCAAAAATTGAACTTGCCTCAAGTGTAGGAATTTCACCGCTTCATATAATCAACGAACAGACACCGCTGGACATGAGTTTTGTGTTCCAGATTCAGGACCGGCTGCATACAAAACCCGGCCTTTTCTACAAAAAGCGTTCTCCGCGCCCGTCACTCTCACTCGACCTGCGCAAAAGCATAATCGCGCAGATAGAAAAAAAAGATGTGCTTCTTTCCTACCCGTTTGAAAGCATGAAGCCTTTTATAAACATGCTGCACGAAGCCGCCGATGACACAAGCGTTGTTTCAATAAAGATGACACTGTACAGGGTTGCAGACAAAAGCAAAATTATTGACGCACTTATCGAAGCGGCCGAAAACGGCAAAGAAGTTGTTGTTCTCATTGAACTAAGGGCAAGATTTGACGAAGCAAACAACATAGAAATGTCGCGCAGACTCGAAGAAGCCGGATGCAGAATAATTTACGGGCTGGGAGACTACAAAGTTCACTCAAAACTCTGTCTCATAACGCGCCACACAAAAGACGGTCTTTCCTATATTACACAGATTGGAACAGGAAACTACAACGAAAAAACTTCAAGACTTTATACCGACCTTTCGCTCATAACAGCAGACCAGAAAATAGGAAGCGATGCGGCAAACGTATTCAGGGCACTTCTTCTTGGTGAAACTGTTGAATCGACCGACTGCCTCCTTGTAGCGCCAAACTGCCTTCAGAACAAAATACTTGAGCTCATGGACAGCGAAATAAAAAAAGCAGCCGAAGGAAAAAAGGCCTACATCGGAATAAAAATCAATTCCCTTACAGACAAAGTTATAATCGACAAGCTTATAAAATCTTCTGAAGCCGGTGTAAGAATAGAACTCATTATAAGAGGAATATGCTGCCTTGTTCCGCAGATTCACGGCAAAACAGACAACATAAAAATCATAAGCATAGTAGGCCGCTATCTTGAACACTCAAGAATATACATTTTCGGCGACGGGGAAAATCCTTCGGAACAGAAAATCTATATAGGTTCTGCCGACTTTATGACAAGAAACACGGAACGCCGCGTAGAAGTTGCAGTACCTGTTTACGACCAGGACATAAAAAACAGACTGCTGCATATCTTCAACACGGCAATGTCCGACACAGAAAAGGGAAAAGAACTTGGAAACGACAGAATATACCGTTCAAGATATACTGAATCAGAAAAATCTGTAAACTCGCAGGAAATTTTCTACGATGAAACATACAGACCTTCAGCCATAAAAAACGCATAA
- a CDS encoding 6-phosphofructokinase: MRIGILTSGGDCQALNAAMRGCAKAIYEKDDKAEIIGIEDGYTGLIYGKCRQMKKEDFSGILNNGGTILGSSRQPFKMIDTPDENGLQKVPAMIANYKKWKLDCLVILGGNGTHKTAKRLSDEGLNVVTLPKTIDNDIYGTDMTFGFQSAVEIATHAIDCIHTTAASHSRIFIVEIMGHKTGWLTLTSGIAGGADIILIPEIPYDMDKILKCIEKRDSAGKRFTIIAVAEGAISKQDALLPKKEYKKKLRENPSVSFSIAAEIQAKTGKDVRVTIPGHTQRGGSPCPYDRVLASRMGAAAAQFISEKKFGVMAGIIDDKIIPVPLSEVAGKLKTVEPDNQTITNARELGICMGN, encoded by the coding sequence ATGAGAATAGGAATACTTACAAGCGGCGGTGACTGCCAGGCACTCAATGCAGCAATGAGAGGCTGTGCAAAAGCAATTTACGAAAAGGATGACAAAGCTGAAATTATCGGAATAGAAGACGGCTACACGGGTCTTATCTACGGAAAATGCCGGCAGATGAAGAAAGAAGATTTTTCGGGCATTCTCAACAACGGCGGAACAATACTCGGTTCATCACGCCAGCCGTTCAAGATGATAGACACGCCTGATGAAAACGGACTGCAGAAAGTTCCGGCAATGATTGCAAATTACAAAAAATGGAAGCTAGACTGCCTGGTAATTCTTGGCGGAAACGGAACACACAAAACGGCAAAGCGGCTTTCTGACGAAGGGCTCAACGTTGTTACACTTCCCAAAACAATTGACAACGACATCTACGGAACAGACATGACATTCGGCTTCCAGAGTGCAGTAGAAATTGCGACACATGCCATTGACTGCATTCACACAACAGCCGCGTCACACAGCAGAATTTTCATTGTAGAAATAATGGGTCACAAAACAGGATGGCTTACACTCACCTCCGGAATAGCAGGCGGAGCAGACATAATACTCATTCCCGAAATTCCCTACGACATGGACAAAATACTCAAGTGCATAGAAAAACGTGATTCAGCCGGAAAACGCTTTACAATCATCGCAGTAGCCGAAGGAGCAATTTCAAAACAGGACGCCCTTCTTCCCAAAAAGGAATACAAGAAAAAGCTGCGTGAAAACCCGTCAGTTTCGTTCAGCATCGCCGCCGAAATTCAGGCAAAGACAGGAAAAGACGTAAGGGTAACAATCCCCGGTCACACACAGCGCGGCGGCTCACCCTGCCCTTATGACAGAGTACTTGCTTCAAGAATGGGAGCAGCGGCAGCACAGTTTATTTCAGAAAAGAAATTCGGTGTAATGGCAGGAATTATAGACGACAAAATAATTCCTGTTCCGCTTTCCGAAGTTGCAGGAAAACTCAAGACCGTAGAACCAGACAACCAGACAATCACCAACGCGCGTGAACTGGGAATCTGTATGGGAAACTGA
- a CDS encoding SPOR domain-containing protein — MKKTCAALIAAILVPACLYAQNTKKTAASIKEESLSQESVQDAVIFLKNSLDSAATPADKRSILYFTGTMQEQLGLYSDACKSYTKAAGIAAADAAGMPKVSSEQLVINAVRTSLCSGDWETADSYLNSAVRSSKNKTILAYVNLYSVWSSLCKATSVQETRDSVSLLKAYSAMDSMKDVRPAVLLTLWYITSDAEYSAELRAEYPSSPEAAITEGNAQIMSVPFWYFVPRNTAAQTVPATDKKSEIKTQSSSADASATTAESPKAKKQQLGFYKEEENANASIQRLKEKGFDAYSVPEKRKSGTTYYAVVVDENAEGTMGQKLKNAGFECYPVFE; from the coding sequence ATGAAAAAAACATGCGCTGCCTTAATTGCCGCAATCCTTGTTCCGGCATGCCTTTACGCACAGAATACAAAAAAGACAGCCGCTTCAATCAAAGAAGAAAGTCTTTCGCAGGAATCAGTACAGGACGCTGTAATCTTTTTGAAAAACAGTCTGGACAGTGCGGCAACACCTGCAGACAAGCGCTCAATCCTTTACTTTACAGGCACAATGCAGGAACAACTCGGTCTCTATTCTGACGCCTGCAAATCCTATACAAAAGCCGCGGGAATTGCTGCAGCAGACGCAGCCGGAATGCCCAAAGTCTCTTCTGAACAGCTTGTCATAAATGCAGTAAGGACAAGCCTTTGTTCCGGCGACTGGGAAACAGCAGACTCTTACCTTAACAGTGCGGTTCGTTCTTCAAAAAACAAAACAATTCTTGCTTACGTAAATCTTTATTCTGTATGGAGTTCGCTTTGTAAAGCCACTTCTGTGCAGGAAACACGGGATTCTGTTTCGCTTCTGAAAGCTTATTCCGCGATGGATTCAATGAAAGATGTAAGGCCGGCAGTTCTTCTGACGCTCTGGTACATTACGTCTGACGCTGAATATTCGGCAGAACTCAGGGCAGAATATCCTTCAAGCCCGGAAGCCGCAATTACAGAAGGCAACGCGCAGATAATGAGTGTTCCGTTCTGGTATTTTGTTCCGCGCAATACAGCAGCACAGACTGTTCCGGCTACAGACAAAAAGTCAGAAATAAAAACGCAATCTTCTTCTGCAGATGCTTCTGCCACAACTGCGGAATCACCCAAGGCAAAAAAACAGCAGCTTGGTTTTTACAAAGAAGAAGAAAATGCAAATGCCAGCATACAAAGACTCAAGGAAAAGGGCTTTGACGCATATTCTGTTCCCGAAAAAAGAAAATCGGGAACAACCTATTACGCTGTCGTAGTAGATGAAAATGCAGAAGGAACAATGGGACAAAAACTCAAAAACGCTGGCTTTGAATGCTACCCGGTTTTTGAATAA
- the lysS gene encoding lysine--tRNA ligase — protein sequence MSNENSSGTNRSTNELCHWADQQAAKIIKEKGDLPLYTCASGITPSGTVHIGNFREIITVDLIVRALKDRGKNVRFIYSWDDYDVFRKVPANMPHPEELEKYLRYPITMVPDTFGRDENYARHHEVDIEKELPRVGIYPEFLYQASRYRANRYTEGMKKALQNRQLIKECLNEYRDEQHKMKAEDVYWPISAFCCKCNKDTTEILDYDGEYGVTYKCTSCGHEEHGDLRTSKEFKLGWRVDWPMRWNEEKVVFEPGGKDHISPGGSYDTAKLVSKKIYGWDAPVTFRYDFVNLKGIPGKMSSSKGKVISLVDALLVYQPEVLRYIFAGTRPNTEFAISFDLDVLKIYEDYDKTERIAWGIDKPKSEEFFLKEKRIYELSQIECGMPKVMPYQIGLRQLTTLLCIYEGNVDAVIDSLKDVKPEQRETLRRRCECAWFWVTECAPENFRFALTQGGTKATDLTAPEYGMLKTVYTDVLPVMDSITEDKELAQKIYDVATNAGQDSKLLFHALYHALIGKDQGPRLASFFRIIGRQKLENILKVYAE from the coding sequence ATGAGCAATGAGAATTCAAGCGGAACAAACCGCAGCACAAACGAACTTTGCCACTGGGCTGACCAGCAGGCGGCAAAAATAATAAAAGAAAAAGGTGACCTTCCGCTTTATACATGCGCCAGCGGAATCACTCCGAGCGGAACAGTACACATTGGAAACTTCCGCGAAATAATCACTGTAGATCTTATAGTACGCGCTCTTAAAGACAGGGGCAAGAATGTAAGATTCATTTACTCCTGGGACGACTATGATGTATTCAGAAAAGTTCCGGCAAACATGCCTCATCCCGAAGAACTCGAAAAATACCTGCGCTACCCTATCACAATGGTTCCCGACACATTCGGCCGTGATGAAAACTATGCACGCCACCACGAAGTAGACATAGAAAAAGAACTGCCGCGCGTAGGAATTTATCCTGAATTCCTTTACCAGGCAAGCAGATACAGAGCAAACCGCTACACAGAGGGCATGAAAAAAGCCCTTCAGAACCGCCAGCTCATAAAAGAATGCCTTAATGAATACCGCGACGAGCAGCACAAAATGAAGGCAGAAGACGTTTACTGGCCTATTTCGGCATTCTGCTGCAAATGCAACAAGGACACAACAGAAATTCTTGACTACGACGGTGAATACGGTGTTACTTACAAGTGCACCAGTTGCGGCCACGAAGAACACGGAGACCTGCGCACATCAAAGGAATTCAAGCTTGGCTGGCGTGTAGACTGGCCAATGAGATGGAATGAAGAAAAAGTCGTATTTGAGCCGGGCGGAAAAGACCATATAAGTCCGGGCGGAAGTTACGACACTGCAAAACTTGTAAGCAAAAAAATCTACGGCTGGGACGCACCTGTTACATTCAGATACGACTTTGTAAACCTCAAGGGAATTCCCGGAAAAATGTCATCTTCAAAGGGAAAAGTTATTTCTCTCGTAGATGCACTTTTGGTTTACCAGCCCGAAGTTCTGCGCTACATATTTGCAGGAACAAGACCGAATACAGAATTTGCAATCAGCTTTGATCTTGACGTTCTTAAAATCTACGAAGACTACGACAAGACAGAAAGAATTGCATGGGGAATAGACAAACCAAAGAGCGAAGAATTCTTCCTTAAAGAAAAGAGAATTTACGAGCTTTCACAGATTGAATGCGGAATGCCAAAGGTTATGCCGTACCAGATTGGTCTGCGTCAGCTTACGACACTTCTGTGCATTTACGAAGGCAATGTAGACGCGGTAATTGATTCGCTCAAGGATGTAAAACCCGAACAGAGGGAAACTCTTCGCCGCAGATGTGAATGCGCATGGTTCTGGGTAACAGAATGTGCTCCCGAAAACTTCAGGTTTGCGCTCACTCAGGGCGGAACAAAAGCGACGGACTTGACAGCACCTGAATACGGAATGCTCAAGACCGTTTACACAGATGTTCTTCCTGTAATGGACTCAATTACAGAAGACAAAGAACTTGCACAGAAAATCTATGACGTAGCAACAAACGCAGGACAGGACTCAAAACTTCTGTTCCACGCGCTTTACCACGCTCTTATAGGAAAAGACCAGGGTCCAAGACTCGCCAGTTTCTTCAGAATCATAGGCCGTCAGAAACTCGAAAACATTCTTAAAGTCTACGCGGAATAA
- the miaB gene encoding tRNA (N6-isopentenyl adenosine(37)-C2)-methylthiotransferase MiaB — MTYFFETYGCEMNLSESAAVEQIFISRGWKKADDVQLADVVVINTCSVRATAETRIFGRLGFYSGLKAVRHMEPNAKTRSMETAAEYVKKNGPVTLTVIVMGCMAERLLKSLQKEWPVVDYVVGTYAKNKFGDIITAVEEGRKPFEIDDSPVYTFAETSYEEGAFSAFVPIMHGCNNFCSYCIVPYVRGREVSRPLDQILHELDILSARGVKEITLLGQNVNSYRGEDGLNFPGLLKKIGAYIDEKKSSIEWIRFESSNPKDFSDELIQEIASNRHVCTGLHVAVQHGSTKILKAMNRRYTREDYLVLVNKIKAAVPDAALTTDIMLGFPGESDEDFEEVLSLMKEVQYESAFMYYYNPREGTPAAVMEDQIPVEVKKARLQKVIDTQLKITSSVMSRYVGRTEKVLADIISRDNPKELLAKTERNERVAFEAPASLIGKFVTVKIESLNGNTFRGILVE, encoded by the coding sequence ATGACTTATTTTTTTGAAACATACGGATGCGAGATGAATCTTTCTGAGTCTGCCGCTGTTGAGCAGATTTTTATTTCACGCGGATGGAAAAAGGCAGATGATGTTCAGCTTGCGGATGTCGTTGTAATAAACACATGTTCTGTTCGCGCCACAGCAGAAACGCGCATTTTTGGAAGACTTGGTTTTTACAGCGGACTAAAAGCCGTGCGACATATGGAACCGAATGCAAAGACACGCAGCATGGAAACAGCAGCAGAGTATGTCAAAAAAAATGGTCCGGTTACCCTTACTGTAATTGTCATGGGATGCATGGCCGAACGTCTATTGAAATCTTTGCAGAAAGAATGGCCTGTCGTTGACTACGTTGTGGGAACTTATGCAAAAAATAAATTCGGTGACATAATTACTGCAGTAGAAGAAGGAAGAAAACCTTTTGAAATTGACGATTCCCCTGTTTATACTTTTGCAGAAACTTCTTATGAAGAAGGTGCGTTTTCTGCTTTTGTTCCGATTATGCACGGATGCAATAATTTCTGTTCGTACTGCATTGTTCCCTATGTAAGGGGTCGCGAAGTTTCAAGACCGCTGGATCAGATTCTGCACGAACTTGATATTCTTTCTGCGAGGGGAGTAAAAGAAATTACACTTCTTGGACAAAATGTAAATTCTTACCGTGGCGAAGACGGACTCAATTTTCCGGGACTTCTTAAAAAAATCGGCGCGTACATTGATGAAAAAAAATCGAGCATAGAATGGATAAGGTTTGAGTCAAGCAATCCAAAAGATTTTTCTGATGAACTTATTCAGGAAATTGCTTCAAACAGACATGTCTGTACGGGCCTTCACGTTGCTGTTCAGCATGGTTCAACAAAAATTCTTAAGGCAATGAATCGCCGCTACACCAGAGAAGATTATCTTGTTCTTGTAAATAAAATAAAAGCGGCTGTTCCCGATGCTGCCCTTACTACAGATATTATGCTGGGATTTCCCGGAGAGAGCGATGAAGATTTTGAAGAAGTGCTTTCACTTATGAAAGAAGTTCAGTATGAGTCTGCATTCATGTACTATTACAATCCGCGAGAAGGAACACCGGCCGCGGTTATGGAAGACCAGATTCCGGTGGAAGTAAAAAAAGCGCGCCTTCAGAAAGTTATAGATACCCAGCTTAAAATTACTTCGTCTGTTATGAGCCGCTATGTAGGCCGAACAGAAAAAGTTCTTGCAGATATAATTAGCCGCGACAACCCAAAAGAACTTCTTGCAAAAACAGAACGCAATGAAAGAGTCGCCTTTGAAGCACCTGCATCACTTATAGGAAAATTTGTCACGGTAAAAATAGAAAGTCTTAACGGCAACACCTTCCGCGGGATACTTGTGGAATAG
- the folE2 gene encoding GTP cyclohydrolase FolE2 has product MIDLQSTPDTREIPLEKVGVRKLKYPVSVLDKKNGTQMTTASVDLYVNLPHDYKGTHMSRFIDIFHRHYRNLGMRQFLVMLSEIRESLSAERAFGSMKFPFFMEKSAPVSREKSIMCYTCTYEGDVAFDSVTKKNTEDFRLKIEVPVTTVCPCSKAISEYGAHNQRGIVTVTLSNKSLFWIEDVIEAIESSASSGLYSLLKRNDEKYVTEHAYDNPRFVEDVVREVYIALKNFKGSEKPFSWFKVECENFESIHNHNAYACAEYNG; this is encoded by the coding sequence TTGATAGATTTACAGAGTACACCTGACACAAGGGAAATTCCGCTTGAAAAAGTCGGTGTACGAAAACTAAAATATCCTGTTAGTGTTTTGGACAAAAAAAACGGAACGCAGATGACTACGGCAAGCGTGGACCTTTATGTTAATCTTCCGCATGATTACAAGGGAACACACATGTCCAGATTTATTGACATATTCCACAGGCACTACAGAAATCTTGGAATGAGGCAGTTTCTTGTCATGCTGTCAGAAATCCGTGAATCGCTTTCTGCGGAACGTGCATTCGGTTCAATGAAGTTTCCGTTTTTTATGGAAAAGAGTGCGCCGGTTTCCCGCGAAAAGAGCATCATGTGTTATACTTGCACTTACGAGGGAGATGTTGCCTTTGATTCTGTTACGAAAAAAAATACAGAAGATTTCCGCCTTAAGATAGAAGTTCCGGTTACGACTGTCTGTCCGTGTTCAAAGGCAATAAGTGAATATGGTGCACACAACCAGCGCGGAATTGTTACGGTTACTCTTTCAAACAAGAGTCTTTTTTGGATTGAAGATGTAATTGAAGCCATAGAATCTTCTGCTTCGAGCGGGCTTTACAGTCTTCTTAAGCGCAATGATGAAAAATATGTTACCGAACATGCCTATGACAATCCTCGTTTTGTAGAAGATGTTGTACGCGAAGTTTACATTGCTCTCAAAAATTTTAAGGGAAGTGAAAAACCATTTTCCTGGTTCAAGGTTGAATGTGAAAATTTTGAAAGCATTCACAATCACAATGCCTACGCCTGCGCTGAATATAACGGCTGA
- the folD gene encoding bifunctional methylenetetrahydrofolate dehydrogenase/methenyltetrahydrofolate cyclohydrolase FolD, with protein MSAIVIDGKAVAEEVKADVAKKVEGLKSRGIVPCLAVILVGENPASVSYVTGKRKALAAAGMADKSVLLPETATEQQVLDLIHELNEDSSVHGILVQLPLPKHIDEKKVTNAISPEKDVDGFHPVNVGKLLSGEKGFLPCTPHGIAVLLKKAGVATDGANTVVIGRSNIVGKPMALLLLRREYNATVTVCHTGTKNLAEYTKKADILIVASGHPHTVTADMVKSGAAVIDVGVNRIPDSSKKSGFRLIGDVDYDSVKEVAGYITPVPGGVGPMTIAMLIYNTLEAAENISLAEGK; from the coding sequence ATGAGCGCTATTGTGATTGACGGAAAAGCTGTTGCCGAAGAAGTGAAGGCAGATGTTGCAAAAAAAGTGGAAGGACTTAAGTCGCGCGGAATTGTTCCGTGTCTGGCCGTTATTCTTGTTGGGGAAAATCCTGCAAGTGTAAGTTATGTTACAGGTAAGCGCAAGGCTCTGGCTGCAGCCGGAATGGCCGACAAAAGTGTTCTTCTTCCCGAAACAGCTACGGAACAGCAGGTTCTGGATTTGATTCATGAGCTTAACGAAGATTCTTCTGTACACGGAATACTTGTTCAGCTTCCCCTTCCGAAGCATATTGATGAAAAAAAGGTAACAAACGCAATTTCTCCCGAAAAAGATGTTGACGGATTCCACCCGGTTAACGTAGGAAAACTTCTTTCAGGTGAAAAAGGATTTCTTCCCTGTACACCGCACGGAATTGCAGTTCTTCTTAAAAAAGCGGGTGTTGCGACAGACGGTGCAAATACGGTTGTTATTGGCCGCAGTAATATTGTAGGAAAACCTATGGCTCTTCTTCTTTTGCGCCGTGAATACAACGCGACTGTTACAGTCTGCCATACCGGTACAAAAAATCTTGCAGAGTATACAAAAAAAGCTGATATTCTTATTGTCGCTTCAGGCCATCCGCATACGGTAACTGCAGATATGGTAAAAAGCGGTGCTGCAGTAATTGACGTCGGTGTTAACCGCATTCCCGATTCTTCTAAAAAATCCGGGTTCAGGCTGATTGGCGACGTTGACTATGACAGTGTAAAGGAAGTTGCCGGTTATATTACACCTGTTCCGGGAGGAGTAGGACCCATGACAATTGCAATGCTTATTTACAATACGCTTGAAGCAGCAGAAAATATTTCTTTGGCTGAAGGAAAATAA